Proteins from one Mercurialis annua linkage group LG7, ddMerAnnu1.2, whole genome shotgun sequence genomic window:
- the LOC126657143 gene encoding uncharacterized protein LOC126657143, protein MVTTRAATENDGNIRIADMGKKSVAKKASKNKKVVSTGEASVPPSPVQLSKKRHANDSPPKSKKHKGISRTESKKSPPKLWQFKVSREDRVHSKIDTRMSYDVISDIKSTLTPGELEKFRQSCFGYFLDIPKIKVQNQIIHCLLLREVEQLKKSELWFEVGGHRLKFGIDEFALISGLNCQGDSSKYANTKVENGILDKYFSGLQSVSKQTLQDFFKARRWESEEDGFKIAFMHFLHNFLLASPRTARIPLKDFDVVDSADLNDYPWGIDVFKYTFDSLSKRAVLSPGSLIIEDNIYQYRLQGLPYALVCWFYECCPAVENTFAQLVNKDAIPRILRWQAFVPAKYIDVDRDLFVEIASDEMIFRSIVPTPAEMNALRLGDLFKKIKGNEEGYCPAFNILKDGESTSNTSNLNVMEERLEILMAGQKTIKDDIMDLKRLFTSKCSELLTVVNSLNDRLTLIGDSKTVEIEKHDVSDGLQTRVDKGKKVVLPAEDISVKPSKNGTSIVTEREERDGRESVVPVSADTKATSSKERDGRESADEEEGAEKVELEDFVCEKAVLEGKDDRGEPCVIVSSEHVDVISPNFEVYLII, encoded by the exons ATGGTGACTACACGGGCTGCCACTGAGAACGACGGTAATATCAGAATCGCTGATATGGGTAAGAAATCCGTTGcaaaaaaagcttcaaaaaacaaaaaggtaGTGTCAACCGGAGAAGCTTCAGTTCCTCCATCTCCTGTGCAGTTGAGTAAGAAGAGACATGCAAATGATTCACCTCCGAaatcgaagaaacacaaaggcaTTTCCAGAACTGAATCCAAGAAATCTCCTCCTAAG CTATGGCAGTTTAAAGTAAGCCGAGAAGATCGTGTTCACTCGAAGATTGATACGCGCATGTCATACGATGTCATTTCTGATATCAAATCGACTCTGACTCCAGGTGAATTGGAAAAGTTTAGACAATCTTGCTTTGGCTACTTTCTTGATATTCCCAAGATCAAAGTGCAAAATCAGATCATACATTGTTTATTGTTGAGGGAGGTGGAGCAGCTAAAGAAGTCTGAATTGTGGTTTGAGGTTGGCGGTCATAGGCTGAAATTCGGAATCGACGAATTTGCTTTGATCTCGGGTTTAAACTGTCAAGGTGACAGCAGTAAGTATGCCAATACAAAAGTTGAAAACGGCATTTTGGATAAGTACTTCAGCGGGCTGCAATCTGTTTCTAAACAGACCCTTCAGGATTTTTTCAAAGCTAGGCGTTGGGAGTCGGAGGAGGATGGGTTTAAGATagcatttatgcattttttgcaTAACTTCTTGCTTGCTTCACCGAGGACTGCTCGTATCCCTTTGAAGGACTTTGACGTAGTTGATTCGGCTGATTTGAACGACTATCCATGGGGTATTGACGTTTTCAAGTACACGTTTGATTCTTTGTCAAAAAGAGCTGTTCTTAGTCCGGGATCTCTTATTATTGAAGACAACATTTACCAGTATCGACTTCAAGGTTTACCATATGCACTGGTATGTTGGTTCTACGAGTGTTGCCCGGCGGTGGAAAATACCTTTGCTCAGCTAGTGAACAAAGATGCTATCCCGCGGATTCTGAGGTGGCAAGCATTCGTTCCTGCAAAATACATTGATGTTGACAGGGATTTATTTGTTGAGATTGCATCCGATGAG ATGATTTTCCGATCAATTGTTCCAACCCCGGCAGAGATGAATGCCCTTCGTCTAGGTgacttattcaaaaaaattaagggaaACGAGGAGGGTTATTGTCCGGCATTTAATATATTGAAGGACGGTGAATCAACGTCGAACACTTCGAATTTAAATGTTATGGAAGAGAGGCTGGAAATTTTGATGGCTGGTCAAAAGACGATTAAGGATGATATAatggatttgaaacgtttattcaCTTCCAAATGTTCCGAACTTTTGACAGTTGTCAATTCATTGAATGATAGGCTAACTCTGATTGGTGATTCTAAAACg GTTGAAATTGAGAAACATGATGTTTCTGATGGCTTGCAGACAAGGGTTGACAAAGGAAAAAAGGTTGTTCTTCCTGCAGAGGACATTTCAGTGAAACCAAGTAAAAATGGTACTTCTATAGTAACGGAACGAGAAGAAAGGGATGGTAGGGAGTCTGTTGTTCCTGTTTCTGCTGATACTAAAGCTACTTCCAGCAAAGAAAGGGATGGTAGGGAGTCtgctgatgaagaagaaggtgcTGAAAAAGTCGAGTTGGAAGATTTTGTTTGCGAGAAGGCTGTACTTGAAGGCAAGGATGACCGTGGTGAACCTTGTGTTATTGTTTCTTCCGAACACGTTGATGTTATCTCTCCGAATTTTgaggtatatttaataatttga
- the LOC126657307 gene encoding uncharacterized protein LOC126657307 encodes MMASTKGRAKRVASKGKSSSSTMPPKFVTREDLSSNYDCPFPIFSDEEGIRYETISRKPIVIPRYFDYALLTRMGLKSKIDEIVGRMGLNFIAHGKYQVYKELTREFYTTLNYASKNEKAISFRIKGVDYSIGYDFMNQKLKLPKGGIRGCPSNFDVNRVWKQLTGEDSVDLQQAPNGLIIEPSYLIFHKFLCHSICGKKESNRVTKDDLLVLDYLVRRSAKSVDFIHLIFKSMMTMATSSKVALGNGHLVTCIALLHSAIDEDDLHKMECLGDAYLNETMLRKADILDMDGELMNVKDRNCYLIKTGQPRRGKGRKAEIEDDCDEDEDNVSRELETENGQGEVVRDDVGIDQPREEEVRRPRKPKRRGAFEEEVLSLLNETKSRLTNIETSIEEIKREQRRSHRRWKACFGTLGAHDPSPPHTPES; translated from the coding sequence ATGATGGCATCAACAAAGGGACGAGCTAAAAGAGTTGCTTCAAAAGGGAAATCATCAAGTTCAACTATGCCTCCGAAATTTGTTACAAGAGAAGATTTGTCCTCAAATTATGATTGCCCATTTCCAATTTTCTCCGACGAAGAAGGTATTCGTTACGAAACTATTTCACGCAAGCCTATTGTTATACCTAGATATTTTGATTATGCTTTGTTGACTAGGATgggtttgaaatcaaaaattgatgaaatagtTGGTAGAAtgggtttaaattttattgcacATGGTAAGTATCAAGTTTATAAAGAGTTAACTAGAGAATTTTATACCACCTTGAATTATGCCTCTAAGAATGAAAAAgcaatttcttttagaataaaAGGGGTTGATTATAGCATAGGGTATGATTTTATGAATCAGAAATTGAAGTTGCCTAAAGGTGGCATTAGAGGTTGTCCttcaaattttgatgttaatagagTATGGAAGCAATTGACCGGTGAAGACTCGGTCGATTTACAACAAGCTCCTAATGGACTCATAATTGAACCAtcatatcttatatttcataaGTTCCTTTGTCATTCTATATGTGGTAAAAAGGAGTCGAATAGAGTAACGAAGGATGATTTACTAGTACTTGACTATTTAGTGCGACGTTCGGCAAAAAGTGTTGATTTcatacacttaatttttaaaagcatgATGACCATGGCAACATCATCTAAAGTTGCACTTGGAAATGGTCATTTAGTAACTTGTATAGCATTGCTTCATAGTGCTATTGATGAGGATGATTTGCATAAGATGGAATGTTTGGGGGATGCGTATCTTAATGAAACTATGCTCCGTAAAGCCGACATTCTTGATATGGATGGAGAATTGATGAATGTAAAGGAccgaaattgttatttaattaaaactggcCAGCCGAGAAGAGGAAAGGGAAGAAAAGCAGAAATAGAAGATGACTGTGACGAAGATGAGGATAATGTAAGTAGAGAACTGGAAACCGAGAATGGTCAAGGTGAGGTGGTGAGGGATGATGTCGGTATAGATCAACCAAGAGAGGAGGAAGTGAGGCGACCAAGAAAGCCGAAGCGAAGGGGAGCTTTTGAAGAGGAAGTACTTTCTTTGTTAAATGAAACAAAGTCCAGGTTGACTAATATTGAAACATCTATCGAAGAGATTAAAAGAGAACAACGAAGGTCACATCGCCGATGGAAGGCTTGTTTCGGCACCTTGGGAGCACATGATCCTTCACCTCCACATACACCGGAGAGTTAA
- the LOC126657144 gene encoding uncharacterized protein LOC126657144, producing the protein METSEVIDEEPPEMRLYSQAHRKKDGSWIDPEAGDKYEQMEAIRSKALEEGVAIDGRKILQKVLDIPKSGYARGLGYGAKRITAKESEFEARLQAEKFETEKQVKELNDQIQNQQVKIDNISQSYSKLKHLVQQMLNAKDDEEISIDGDETCIDGCEKSLDDEPSNDCIFPSKKTLALVNFLSVLDAPHRNFHL; encoded by the exons ATG GAAACATCTGAAGTCATTGATGAAGAGCCACCTGAAATGAGGCTCTACAGTCAAGCACACCGTAAAAAAGACGGCTCATGGATTGACCCAGAAGCTGGAGATAAATAC gaacAAATGGAAGCTATTCGCTCAAAAGCACTCGAGGAAGGCGTTGCAATTGATGGGAGGAAAATTCTACAAAAGGTTTTGGATATACCGAAGTCTGGTTATGCTCGTGGACTCGGATATGGAGCCAAACGGATAACAGCTAAAGAATCAGAGTTTGAAGCTCGTTTACAAGCAGAGAAGTTTGAGACTGAAAAGCAAGTTAAAGAACTAAAtgaccaaattcaaaatcaacaggTGAAAATTGATAACATTTCTCAATCATATAGCAAACTCAAGCATCTTGTTCAACAAATGTTGAATGCAAAAGATGATGAAGAAATATCTATTGATGGCGACGAAACATGTATCGATGGCTGTGAAAAATCTCTTGATGACGAACCATCTAATGATTG CATATTTCCTTCTAAGAAGACATTAGCATTAGTGAACTTCCTTTCAGTACTAGAT GCTCCTCACAGAAACTTCCATCTCTAA